The following proteins are co-located in the Mycolicibacterium goodii genome:
- a CDS encoding N-acyl homoserine lactonase family protein, with translation MTDSEYEVVALRYAFREDGTASSTYYAYEVYGEADHSIASDYYIFVARNDFRTVLVDCGYSPRRARERGRTLTALPEELLARMGIAPEDVDHVVLTHMHWDHVGNTGLFPNATFSIARSEYESVTGPYGRRPCIGVALGDEELEAVKGLELAGRLYQVPDGGVELFPGIRLVVAPGHTPGQLLTDVTTSTGSVVLASDALHFYDEMALDRPFWVFTDLAGMYRTYELLRSYSARPNTVVVPGHDPAVTTHFREIAENCFDLTTPLSGTA, from the coding sequence ATGACTGATTCCGAGTATGAAGTCGTTGCCCTGCGCTATGCCTTCAGAGAGGACGGCACCGCCTCGAGTACCTATTACGCGTACGAAGTCTACGGTGAGGCCGATCATTCGATTGCGTCGGACTATTACATCTTCGTGGCACGAAACGACTTTCGCACCGTGCTGGTCGACTGCGGCTATTCGCCGCGGCGTGCGCGCGAGCGGGGGCGGACTCTGACGGCGCTCCCCGAGGAGCTTCTCGCGCGGATGGGCATCGCGCCGGAGGACGTCGACCACGTGGTGCTCACCCACATGCACTGGGATCATGTCGGCAACACCGGCCTGTTCCCCAACGCGACGTTCAGCATCGCCCGTAGCGAGTACGAGTCCGTCACCGGCCCCTATGGGCGTCGGCCGTGCATCGGTGTGGCCCTCGGTGATGAGGAACTCGAAGCGGTGAAAGGCCTCGAGCTCGCAGGCCGTCTCTACCAAGTTCCCGATGGCGGCGTCGAACTCTTCCCTGGAATCCGTCTGGTAGTGGCTCCGGGACACACGCCGGGACAGTTGCTCACTGATGTGACCACGTCGACGGGCTCGGTCGTCCTGGCATCGGATGCGCTGCACTTCTATGACGAAATGGCTCTCGACCGCCCATTCTGGGTCTTCACCGATCTGGCGGGCATGTACCGAACGTACGAACTGTTGCGTAGCTACTCGGCGCGCCCGAACACCGTTGTCGTTCCGGGCCACGACCCCGCCGTCACCACGCACTTCAGGGAGATCGCCGAGAACTGTTTCGACCTGACGACTCCTTTGTCGGGCACGGCGTAG
- the dctP gene encoding TRAP transporter substrate-binding protein DctP, producing the protein MLTAGCGPSVRVGSDGTITLRVAHDMPASYGLVKHGVEVWMDEVRERTGGKVQFDYYPAGQLIGAGELLSAVKSGVVHVSAFVPATSAGADLPLTDVLSVPGFAASSTNVRYRAYWDVLKNQLYEAEWRQQGIRPVVSLLTGPYQLIMTGPPRRGLDGWRGRTIRTSGGAADFLVAGLESAAVTMSGAEQYEALQRGTIDSGVNSLDALVPFRFYEVVDAATTNLPIGGSVAVMAIGEEVYDALPEAVRKAMDEASAIAMKASADAVNAQLETGREKTADAVEYYAMTDGELAELDPVFTEARERWIAQREKNGLPGREIVDAWARALSNAEREEGVAPS; encoded by the coding sequence ATGCTCACCGCAGGGTGCGGGCCGAGCGTGAGGGTCGGTTCCGACGGCACGATCACCCTCCGTGTCGCGCACGACATGCCGGCGTCCTACGGCCTGGTCAAGCACGGCGTCGAGGTCTGGATGGACGAGGTGAGGGAGCGGACGGGCGGAAAGGTTCAGTTCGATTATTACCCGGCCGGGCAGCTGATCGGGGCCGGCGAGTTGCTGTCGGCGGTGAAGTCCGGCGTCGTGCACGTGTCGGCCTTCGTTCCGGCCACGTCGGCGGGCGCCGACCTGCCGCTGACCGACGTGCTGAGCGTTCCCGGATTCGCCGCGTCCTCGACGAACGTCCGATACCGGGCGTACTGGGATGTGTTGAAGAATCAGCTCTATGAGGCCGAATGGCGGCAGCAGGGCATCCGCCCGGTCGTCAGCCTCTTGACGGGCCCGTACCAGCTGATCATGACGGGCCCGCCGCGTCGTGGACTCGACGGCTGGAGGGGGCGGACCATCCGGACCTCCGGAGGGGCGGCCGATTTCCTCGTCGCTGGACTCGAGAGTGCGGCCGTCACGATGTCCGGGGCTGAGCAGTACGAGGCGCTCCAGCGGGGGACTATCGATAGTGGGGTTAACTCATTGGATGCGCTCGTGCCTTTCCGGTTCTACGAGGTGGTCGACGCAGCGACTACGAATCTGCCGATCGGCGGATCAGTCGCGGTGATGGCGATCGGGGAGGAGGTCTACGACGCCCTGCCCGAGGCGGTCCGCAAGGCCATGGACGAGGCGAGCGCCATCGCGATGAAGGCGTCAGCCGACGCGGTGAATGCGCAGTTGGAGACAGGCAGAGAAAAAACCGCGGACGCCGTCGAGTACTACGCGATGACGGACGGTGAACTGGCAGAGCTCGACCCGGTCTTCACTGAGGCGAGGGAGCGCTGGATTGCGCAACGCGAGAAGAACGGCCTTCCGGGGCGCGAGATCGTCGATGCTTGGGCCCGAGCGCTTTCGAACGCTGAACGCGAAGAGGGAGTCGCGCCGAGCTGA
- a CDS encoding MmgE/PrpD family protein, producing MSPTFEPATGDYEFMTSTRQFDLERKDAGAILAAAAADTTFDDLPDAAIRNAKWGILDTLGVCVAATTTADDYLGPIRRWLSNAPSGMVPAVTLDRQLTPLDAILWWGALAHTLDYDDVAGYSHPSGPAVCAALPTAHAARIDGRQLITAVALGQDLVIRLAQAVRKPVSQYGWLPSIPGILGAAITTSKVLSLDAEQTRSSLGLALHQTSGTMEALARPGSAYRAVREGFNARAGAMSAYLAGEGMPGDATSLEGQYGYFNQFFHGDYDRGFLVNPTLLGPLTTFKPWPCAGHPQLFLTAVADLLKGGEVNPATIKSIRITGCSDLLPHQCEPIDVRSAPPHSIDAKVSIPFLIGKLLTHGTITIDDFTVDGLKDAPASALGERVRWKLDVGLRRGMNDYGIGIVEIEHEDGSTARSEAAFPLGHPENPLVWDDIVTKFHNCMQLAGLGHVSEKVVQTVDNLESLPDVTALLNSIGNGSRE from the coding sequence ATGAGCCCGACCTTTGAACCGGCGACGGGAGATTACGAATTCATGACCAGCACACGACAATTCGATCTTGAGCGAAAGGACGCCGGTGCCATCCTGGCCGCTGCGGCGGCTGACACTACGTTCGACGACTTGCCCGATGCTGCGATCCGGAATGCAAAGTGGGGCATCCTCGATACGTTGGGCGTTTGTGTTGCGGCCACAACGACAGCCGATGACTATCTTGGACCGATCCGGCGCTGGCTCAGCAACGCGCCGTCTGGCATGGTGCCCGCGGTCACCCTCGACAGGCAGCTGACGCCGCTCGATGCGATTCTGTGGTGGGGCGCGCTCGCCCACACCCTTGACTACGACGACGTCGCGGGCTACTCGCATCCCTCGGGCCCTGCTGTGTGTGCGGCACTGCCTACGGCGCACGCCGCGCGCATCGACGGACGACAACTGATCACCGCCGTGGCATTGGGCCAAGACCTGGTGATTCGACTCGCGCAGGCTGTCCGCAAACCAGTCTCCCAGTACGGTTGGCTGCCCTCGATTCCCGGTATCCTCGGTGCCGCCATCACGACGTCCAAAGTGCTGTCGCTGGATGCGGAGCAGACCCGGAGTAGTTTGGGTCTGGCACTTCATCAGACCTCGGGAACCATGGAGGCACTGGCGCGACCCGGTTCGGCCTACCGTGCAGTGCGGGAAGGATTCAACGCCCGCGCGGGCGCGATGTCGGCCTACTTGGCGGGCGAGGGGATGCCCGGTGATGCCACCAGCCTCGAGGGTCAGTACGGGTATTTCAACCAGTTCTTTCACGGTGATTACGACCGGGGATTCCTGGTGAACCCGACGTTGCTCGGTCCGCTCACCACATTCAAACCCTGGCCGTGTGCGGGTCATCCGCAGCTGTTCCTCACCGCGGTCGCAGATCTGCTGAAGGGTGGCGAAGTCAATCCCGCCACGATCAAATCGATTCGGATCACCGGATGCAGCGACCTGCTACCGCACCAATGCGAGCCGATTGACGTGCGTTCAGCGCCACCACACAGCATCGATGCCAAGGTCAGCATCCCGTTCCTCATCGGCAAACTCCTCACACACGGCACGATCACCATTGACGATTTCACGGTGGACGGGCTCAAAGATGCGCCGGCCAGCGCTCTCGGTGAGCGGGTCCGGTGGAAGTTGGACGTCGGGCTTCGGCGAGGCATGAACGATTACGGGATCGGCATCGTGGAGATCGAACACGAGGACGGCTCCACGGCACGCAGTGAGGCAGCGTTCCCGCTCGGTCACCCGGAGAATCCGCTGGTCTGGGACGACATCGTCACCAAGTTCCACAACTGCATGCAATTGGCTGGGCTGGGGCATGTTTCGGAGAAGGTCGTGCAGACGGTAGACAATCTCGAGTCCCTGCCTGATGTCACGGCTTTGCTCAACTCGATCGGCAACGGCAGTCGCGAATGA
- a CDS encoding MFS transporter yields the protein MLLVPNISHEMNVSIGTAQWMLTINLLVGAVATPIMGRLSDGPHKKALLLWSIAIILTGSLVAALAPNFLVFLIGRALQGLSYGIVPVTISLARRYLPGEDVRAAVSSLSVIVATGLGIGYPLTGLLASAFGFRSAFVFAVIFLITAGGAVWVAAPAGPDEQAPRRPLDIQGATLLGLGLAALVVTVSEGARWGWGSAGTLMAMVIAVSALAGWSRFELRTPNPLINLRAIRSPDVLLAHSTAIGLGAAMYIGLSIASLIGQSPATSEYGLDLTLSESGFVMLPLSIGSLGANRFVRCISRYLKMSSLLLCGAAVVTGGATLIALAHDELWEILIGMFLFGVGIGMTYAAMPALIARSVAAEELGSAVSFNQVLRTVGGTFGSAVSGAVLATHMAPDLHPTEGGIALALEISAIGSAVVLLGISVNSIRFWRRDH from the coding sequence ATGTTGCTGGTGCCGAACATCTCGCATGAGATGAACGTCTCCATCGGTACTGCACAGTGGATGCTGACGATCAACCTTCTTGTGGGCGCGGTCGCAACGCCGATCATGGGCAGGCTCAGCGACGGGCCCCACAAGAAGGCTCTCCTGCTGTGGTCAATCGCGATCATCCTCACCGGCTCCCTCGTCGCCGCGTTGGCGCCGAACTTTCTAGTGTTCCTGATCGGTCGGGCATTGCAAGGGCTGTCGTATGGGATTGTCCCTGTGACCATTTCGTTGGCGCGGCGTTATCTTCCAGGTGAGGACGTCCGTGCAGCGGTCTCCAGCCTGTCGGTGATCGTCGCGACAGGACTGGGCATCGGTTATCCCCTTACAGGCCTTCTGGCGAGTGCCTTCGGGTTTCGATCCGCCTTCGTCTTCGCGGTGATATTTCTGATCACCGCCGGTGGGGCGGTGTGGGTGGCAGCCCCGGCCGGCCCTGACGAACAGGCTCCCCGTCGGCCCCTCGACATTCAGGGTGCGACTCTTCTCGGACTCGGACTCGCGGCCTTGGTTGTCACCGTGAGTGAGGGCGCACGGTGGGGCTGGGGTTCTGCTGGGACTTTGATGGCCATGGTGATCGCGGTGTCAGCACTCGCCGGGTGGTCGCGGTTCGAACTGCGCACACCGAATCCGCTCATCAATCTGCGCGCCATACGCAGCCCGGACGTTCTCCTTGCCCACAGCACCGCCATCGGCCTCGGGGCGGCGATGTATATCGGTCTGTCGATCGCAAGTCTGATTGGTCAATCACCAGCGACGAGCGAGTATGGACTTGATCTGACACTATCGGAGTCAGGATTCGTTATGCTGCCGCTGTCGATCGGCAGCTTGGGCGCTAATCGGTTTGTACGGTGCATATCTCGCTATCTGAAAATGTCCTCCTTGCTTCTCTGCGGGGCAGCGGTGGTGACCGGCGGGGCCACACTCATCGCACTGGCGCACGACGAGCTCTGGGAGATCCTCATCGGCATGTTTCTTTTTGGAGTGGGAATCGGAATGACCTACGCTGCGATGCCCGCTTTGATCGCTCGCAGTGTCGCCGCTGAGGAGCTGGGCAGCGCTGTCAGCTTCAATCAGGTGCTTCGCACTGTAGGGGGCACGTTCGGCAGTGCGGTCTCCGGCGCGGTGCTTGCCACCCACATGGCACCGGACCTGCACCCGACCGAAGGCGGCATCGCTCTCGCCCTGGAGATCAGCGCCATCGGGAGCGCCGTCGTGCTACTGGGCATTTCGGTCAATTCCATCCGATTTTGGCGTAGAGACCACTAG
- a CDS encoding MFS transporter — translation MVGTALEWFDFFLFASMAALVFGQVFFPAFDSATATLASIATFGVGFFARPIGGIVFGALSDRFGRKPILLLSFILMGTASGLIGLLPSYEMIGIAAPVLLVLLRLIQGLGAGAEFSPAIAISYENANPAKRGSQGSWPALGSNLGLFLASIVVAILMTASGEFLIQQGGWRIPFIASFALVAVGLVMRTRMPEAPDFKASRKATASVQSPLNSLVRMNWRPLLLTLVVFFGSTAASYLFKTFSLAYLSTYRDVDASVGATGVAIATGIAILVVPIAGRMCDKFGPHRVLAAGGALIGLLAFPFFWMLDTNRAVVIWVALIVATGVAMPTMVAAQGAFFAGLFPAVVRGSGVGTGREIGGAIAGGLAPVTALALVQASPSNSTFGVSVIFLAAAVCVVGGVLYSVRLANPPSTADTATPASTRPLPDQANI, via the coding sequence GTGGTCGGCACCGCACTGGAATGGTTCGACTTCTTCCTCTTCGCGAGCATGGCGGCGCTGGTGTTCGGCCAAGTCTTCTTTCCTGCCTTCGACTCCGCGACCGCAACACTGGCATCTATCGCCACCTTCGGCGTCGGGTTCTTCGCCAGACCCATTGGCGGCATTGTGTTCGGCGCCTTAAGTGACCGGTTTGGGCGCAAGCCCATACTCCTGCTCTCGTTCATCTTGATGGGCACCGCGTCGGGCTTGATCGGCTTACTGCCCTCGTACGAGATGATTGGGATAGCAGCACCAGTGCTTCTCGTGCTGCTCCGCCTCATCCAGGGACTCGGGGCCGGGGCCGAATTCTCTCCAGCCATCGCGATCTCCTACGAGAATGCGAATCCCGCGAAACGTGGAAGCCAAGGCTCTTGGCCGGCATTGGGCTCGAATCTGGGCCTCTTTCTGGCCTCGATCGTCGTCGCCATACTTATGACCGCGAGCGGCGAGTTCCTCATTCAGCAAGGTGGCTGGCGGATTCCGTTCATCGCGAGCTTCGCTCTGGTTGCCGTCGGCCTGGTCATGCGCACCCGCATGCCCGAAGCACCCGATTTCAAAGCCAGCCGCAAAGCAACCGCGAGTGTGCAGTCGCCCCTGAACAGTCTCGTTCGCATGAACTGGCGGCCGCTGCTGCTCACCCTGGTCGTCTTCTTCGGCTCTACTGCGGCCAGTTACCTGTTCAAGACCTTCTCACTGGCTTACCTGTCGACGTACCGCGATGTCGATGCGAGTGTCGGCGCCACCGGCGTGGCCATCGCGACCGGGATTGCGATCCTGGTGGTCCCTATCGCCGGGCGAATGTGTGACAAGTTCGGTCCCCACCGCGTTTTGGCTGCGGGAGGCGCGTTAATCGGGCTTCTCGCGTTCCCGTTCTTCTGGATGCTCGACACCAACCGCGCCGTGGTGATCTGGGTCGCGCTCATCGTCGCCACCGGCGTAGCGATGCCCACCATGGTCGCCGCGCAGGGAGCCTTCTTCGCGGGCCTCTTCCCTGCAGTGGTTCGAGGTTCCGGTGTCGGCACCGGACGCGAGATAGGCGGAGCGATCGCCGGTGGACTTGCACCCGTCACTGCCCTCGCGCTCGTCCAGGCATCGCCCAGCAACAGCACTTTCGGCGTCTCGGTTATCTTCCTTGCCGCTGCGGTGTGCGTCGTCGGCGGGGTGTTGTACTCGGTTCGTCTGGCCAACCCGCCCTCGACGGCCGATACAGCCACTCCCGCGTCTACGCGCCCACTACCGGATCAAGCCAACATCTAG
- a CDS encoding MFS transporter, translating to MTDSAATATDRRTLRRRVRSAVIVGSALEWFDFMLYASMSALIFNRIFFTNMDPATATLASLATFGVGFLARPIGGIVLGAMGDRIGRKTVLMLTFVLMGVSSGLIGLVPDYESIGIFAPICLVILRLVQGFGAGAESASAVAVSYEYADPDRKGRSAAWPALGANMGLFAASILVAILAATPDDFLYGIGWRIPFVSSFVLVLLGLIVRARLPETPEFTEAAAQDRIIRDKSPLRSLVTNHWRGLLIIMIVYFGYNGAGYLFKTFSLAYMTTYRDVDASVGAFAVALATGVAVLTVPIAGRLTDIWGAGKVVLGGGLLVAALAFPFFWLINTGNPVLISIAVVAGTGVAAPTMLAAQGAFFAQQFPVEVRNSGMSTGREVGGAIAGGAAPVVAMSLVQMSPNNGTWGVSLLFLLGAACTIGGVLCAARINPNVARGGNMAAEHTHDARASAGSARSALAEGPDVTAGAR from the coding sequence ATGACTGACAGCGCAGCGACCGCAACCGATCGGCGCACACTTCGCCGTCGGGTGCGGTCGGCCGTAATCGTCGGGTCGGCCCTTGAATGGTTCGACTTCATGCTCTACGCGTCGATGTCGGCGTTGATCTTCAATCGGATCTTCTTCACGAATATGGATCCGGCAACCGCGACGCTGGCGTCGTTGGCTACCTTCGGGGTCGGCTTCCTGGCGCGACCGATCGGCGGCATCGTTCTCGGCGCAATGGGAGATCGCATCGGTCGAAAAACGGTCCTGATGCTCACGTTCGTCCTGATGGGCGTGTCGTCCGGCCTCATCGGTCTAGTCCCCGATTACGAGTCGATTGGCATCTTTGCGCCCATCTGTCTGGTGATTCTGCGTCTGGTGCAAGGGTTTGGCGCCGGAGCGGAAAGTGCGAGCGCCGTCGCGGTTTCCTACGAATATGCCGATCCTGATCGCAAAGGGAGATCGGCCGCATGGCCAGCTCTCGGCGCCAACATGGGGTTGTTCGCCGCCTCGATCCTGGTCGCGATTCTCGCTGCGACACCGGATGACTTCCTGTACGGGATCGGCTGGCGGATTCCGTTTGTTTCAAGCTTCGTTCTGGTCCTGCTTGGTTTGATCGTGCGAGCGCGCCTGCCCGAAACTCCGGAGTTCACGGAGGCGGCGGCACAGGACAGGATCATCCGTGACAAGTCGCCGCTGAGAAGCTTGGTCACGAACCATTGGCGTGGCCTGCTCATCATCATGATCGTGTACTTCGGCTACAACGGTGCCGGCTATCTGTTCAAGACATTCAGCCTGGCCTACATGACGACCTACCGGGACGTGGACGCGAGTGTGGGAGCGTTCGCCGTTGCCTTGGCCACCGGCGTTGCAGTGCTCACCGTTCCGATTGCCGGCCGCCTCACCGACATCTGGGGCGCCGGAAAAGTCGTCCTGGGTGGCGGCCTCCTCGTGGCCGCCCTGGCATTCCCGTTCTTCTGGCTGATCAATACCGGTAATCCTGTGTTGATTAGTATTGCCGTCGTCGCCGGCACAGGAGTCGCAGCGCCCACGATGCTTGCGGCCCAAGGCGCCTTCTTCGCGCAGCAGTTCCCGGTGGAGGTCCGGAACTCGGGCATGAGTACGGGGCGAGAAGTTGGGGGAGCGATCGCCGGCGGGGCTGCGCCTGTCGTGGCAATGTCGCTGGTTCAGATGTCCCCGAACAACGGAACCTGGGGGGTCTCACTGCTTTTCCTGTTGGGAGCCGCCTGCACGATCGGTGGCGTCTTATGTGCTGCCAGGATCAATCCCAACGTGGCACGCGGCGGCAACATGGCCGCCGAGCACACTCACGACGCTAGAGCCAGTGCAGGGTCGGCACGGTCGGCGCTGGCTGAAGGGCCTGACGTCACTGCCGGTGCCCGTTGA
- a CDS encoding thiolase family protein, producing the protein MKIDPIVVLDGARTPIGSFGGALKDVPAHELGAAAARVALDRAGLPGALVDEVVMGCIGQVGPDAYNGRRVALGAGLPESTPAYTVNRLCGSGLQAIWSAAMQIRWGAAQFALAGGDENMSRMPFYDFGARSGFKLGDRSLVDGTVAMLTDPFSGVHMGRTAEAVAKKYDVTREQQDEFAVESQRRAATEAARTAFADEITPVEAGGRRPVTVASDEHPKPETTEEVLAKLRPAFEQGGSVTAGNSSGINDGAAALVLAAGSAADERGLTGLASLEAVTTAAMDPGLMGYAPVLALHKLFEQTGMTPDDIDVFEVNEAFAAQAVAVIRDAKLSPEATNPYGGAIALGHPVGATGAILSLRVAKDLVRRDLEFGVVTMCIGGGQALAALFRRL; encoded by the coding sequence ATGAAAATTGATCCAATTGTCGTGCTCGACGGTGCACGCACTCCTATCGGCAGTTTCGGCGGGGCACTGAAGGATGTGCCGGCGCATGAACTGGGTGCAGCGGCAGCACGGGTCGCTTTGGATCGCGCCGGTCTGCCCGGCGCACTCGTCGACGAAGTCGTGATGGGCTGCATCGGGCAGGTGGGACCGGACGCCTACAACGGCCGCCGCGTCGCGTTGGGTGCGGGATTGCCGGAGAGCACACCGGCATACACGGTCAACCGGCTGTGCGGGTCAGGGCTGCAGGCAATTTGGTCTGCCGCAATGCAGATACGCTGGGGCGCAGCGCAGTTCGCATTGGCTGGTGGAGACGAGAACATGTCGCGAATGCCGTTCTACGACTTCGGCGCCCGGTCCGGCTTTAAGTTGGGCGACCGGTCTCTCGTCGACGGCACGGTGGCGATGCTGACTGATCCGTTCAGCGGTGTGCACATGGGCCGCACCGCCGAAGCCGTTGCCAAGAAATATGACGTCACACGCGAGCAACAAGACGAGTTTGCAGTCGAATCGCAGCGGCGAGCAGCCACCGAGGCGGCGCGCACGGCGTTCGCCGACGAGATCACCCCTGTCGAGGCAGGTGGTCGGCGGCCCGTCACGGTGGCCTCCGACGAACATCCCAAACCAGAGACCACCGAGGAAGTCCTGGCCAAGCTGCGCCCTGCGTTCGAACAGGGCGGCTCTGTCACCGCGGGTAACTCATCTGGCATCAATGACGGTGCGGCCGCACTTGTGTTGGCCGCCGGTTCGGCAGCCGATGAACGCGGATTGACCGGTCTCGCCAGCCTGGAGGCAGTCACCACCGCTGCCATGGATCCGGGGCTGATGGGGTACGCGCCAGTTCTGGCCCTACACAAGCTGTTCGAGCAGACCGGGATGACACCGGACGACATCGATGTATTCGAGGTGAATGAAGCGTTTGCCGCGCAAGCCGTCGCCGTGATTCGTGACGCCAAACTATCGCCCGAGGCCACGAATCCTTATGGAGGCGCGATCGCACTCGGTCACCCGGTGGGTGCCACCGGGGCGATACTGTCGCTTCGTGTCGCCAAGGATCTTGTCCGCCGTGATCTGGAGTTCGGGGTCGTGACGATGTGCATCGGCGGTGGTCAAGCGTTGGCGGCGCTGTTCCGCAGATTATGA
- a CDS encoding acyl-CoA thioesterase domain-containing protein, producing MTADLVFFAADNTSGAEKLVPLAAAAGNWGPSRMRGMAVSGALARAAERSIGRPDMRPVRWTLDLYRPAALAPCNTCSRVVRSGRRLCLVESELLQNDSPVARSTALFLQPDYRTPEGRTWAPSHDIAPPPTELAPTGRESRLYYSEGIGWTGSGAEHQSAARKQVWILPVTVVEGEQSSPFVHAASSADVASLVSNWGNSGMEFINADVTLTLSRPPVSTEIGFSAMDRTEADGISVGTSAVFDRAGVLGTALVCAMINGGTKVDPRVR from the coding sequence TTGACCGCCGATCTCGTGTTCTTCGCCGCAGACAACACCTCCGGCGCCGAGAAGTTGGTTCCGTTGGCGGCCGCCGCGGGCAACTGGGGGCCGTCGAGGATGCGCGGGATGGCAGTCAGCGGCGCGCTGGCCCGGGCCGCCGAACGGTCGATCGGGCGGCCCGACATGCGGCCGGTTCGTTGGACTCTCGACCTGTATCGCCCTGCAGCGCTGGCGCCCTGCAACACCTGCAGCCGGGTTGTTCGTTCCGGGCGTCGATTGTGCCTCGTCGAATCGGAACTGCTCCAGAATGATTCGCCGGTTGCAAGGAGTACCGCGTTGTTCTTGCAGCCCGATTACCGAACACCTGAGGGCCGTACCTGGGCACCATCGCACGATATTGCGCCACCCCCAACAGAACTCGCGCCAACCGGGCGAGAGTCGAGGCTGTACTACAGCGAGGGGATCGGGTGGACGGGGTCGGGTGCGGAGCACCAGAGTGCGGCGCGCAAACAGGTATGGATACTGCCGGTCACTGTCGTGGAGGGCGAGCAGTCTTCTCCGTTCGTTCACGCCGCCAGTTCGGCTGATGTCGCCAGTTTGGTCAGCAATTGGGGCAACTCCGGTATGGAGTTCATCAACGCCGACGTAACCCTGACTTTGTCGCGGCCTCCTGTGTCGACGGAGATCGGGTTCTCCGCGATGGATCGGACCGAGGCCGACGGCATCTCGGTAGGCACGAGCGCAGTATTCGACCGTGCCGGAGTGCTGGGAACAGCGCTGGTGTGCGCGATGATCAACGGTGGTACGAAGGTCGACCCTCGCGTTCGGTGA
- a CDS encoding quinone oxidoreductase family protein, giving the protein MKAIGITEYGGPEALELLDLPEPQAGDGEVRIRVHAAAVNPTDTLIRSGARRQAGIAAPYVPGMDAAGIIDQIGPGVDTRLAVGMPVVTIVVPSGTHGAYAEKIVVPAASVVPAPRGADLVEASTLLMNAMTARLAVNALELSTGDVAAVTGAAGAFGGYAIQLAKADGLRVIADSKPEDEALVTTFGADEVIERGPDVAARIRAVVPAGVPGLADGALLNGLAVPAIADGGRLVTVREWDGPAERGIIIHSVRVRHSATDTQGLERLVRQVELGVLTLRVAQVFPATAAAQAHRLLEAGGIRGRLVLDFTDFG; this is encoded by the coding sequence GTGAAAGCAATCGGCATCACGGAATACGGAGGCCCAGAGGCGCTCGAACTCCTGGACCTGCCCGAACCGCAGGCCGGTGACGGCGAAGTGCGAATCCGGGTACACGCTGCCGCGGTGAACCCGACGGATACGCTGATCCGGTCAGGTGCGCGGCGCCAGGCCGGCATTGCCGCGCCGTACGTACCGGGCATGGATGCGGCGGGCATCATCGATCAGATCGGTCCCGGCGTTGACACCCGGCTCGCGGTCGGGATGCCCGTCGTGACCATCGTGGTTCCTTCAGGAACACACGGTGCATACGCGGAAAAGATCGTTGTTCCTGCCGCTTCGGTAGTGCCCGCGCCCCGCGGTGCGGATCTGGTGGAAGCGAGCACATTACTCATGAACGCCATGACCGCCCGTCTGGCGGTCAATGCCCTGGAATTGAGCACGGGTGACGTGGCCGCCGTCACCGGCGCCGCCGGCGCCTTCGGCGGGTACGCGATCCAGCTTGCGAAGGCCGATGGGCTTCGCGTGATCGCCGACTCGAAGCCTGAAGACGAAGCACTCGTGACGACATTCGGCGCCGACGAGGTCATTGAACGCGGCCCCGACGTTGCCGCACGAATCCGTGCAGTTGTCCCCGCGGGCGTGCCAGGTCTCGCAGACGGCGCCCTGCTGAACGGCTTGGCAGTGCCCGCGATTGCTGACGGTGGACGCCTAGTGACAGTGCGCGAGTGGGACGGTCCCGCCGAGCGGGGCATCATTATTCACTCGGTCCGCGTGAGGCACTCGGCGACTGATACGCAGGGGCTCGAGCGCCTGGTTCGTCAAGTCGAGCTGGGCGTGCTCACTCTCCGTGTCGCGCAGGTGTTCCCGGCAACCGCTGCCGCCCAAGCGCATCGACTGCTCGAAGCCGGCGGAATTCGCGGCCGGCTGGTACTTGATTTCACTGACTTTGGCTAG